The genomic DNA ATCATCTGATTGTGATTActattttttttacttttatcCAATTGTTAAAAATGTTATGAACTTGTTTCAAATTGATATTTGGCTATAGCTTTACAGCGAAGGGTAATAAAGTTGTTGGAGGTGGTGGTGTGAGTGAGATAGTGTGTGTTGAGGAATTCAAAGGTTTGAAAATCGGAGAGAAGTCGAAGAAGAAAAATGACTCAGAAAGAGAGCAATAGGTTGATTTTTACTGAAGGTTATGCTTgagatgtatgtatatatatgtaagggTGTGAAATTGCAGTAGAACTTTGTATGAGATGTTTGTGAATAATGAATAAAGTAGTGGTTTTTTCCGAATTGAATTGGGTATTATAGATGATCATCTGGTTGTGATTACTTTGTTTAGTTTTATCTGATTATTAAAAAATGTGATGGATTTGGAATTATGTTTATTGGTGTTTCTTGAATTCTTTCTCATGTATAGTTTGTACTGATGGAGTGCTTTGCTAGAAAAAAGTAACTTGATTTGCGAGCTTGAGTAGACTTTGAATCATAGGCCACTTTTAAGTTATATATGCTGATTTATATATATGTAAGAATATGAAATTGCAGTCAAGCTTTGTTAGAGATGCTGTTGGTTTTGGATTATATATTAAGTAGTGCTTTTTCCAAGTTGTGTTAGTTCTCTGGCTGTTATTACCTTTCAGTTCCATTTGTAATTGTTAAGATTTgatgaaacttgagattttttcATTGGCGTttccaaaaaatatttttgattatGGTTTGTACAGGTAAGTGTCTTTGCCCAAAAGAAACTTGATTTCGAAGTTAACTGGAGTTTTGAGTGCAGGCTTGCATGTTAGCATGTTAGAAGAACACTTGTTAAGGCTTTGCAGGAAAATTACAACTATTGTGTCTTCTTGAATTTGAATTAGATATATACGGTAattgatatttatgttttaaaaaGTAGAATATTATGACGTAAACATAGAAattatgatattttaatttaGTGGTATCGTGATCAGTTGATTCCATGAGCTTATGGTGTCACTTATTGTGATAAGGGATGGCATTTTGTTTCTGTTGATTAATTTTCTTTTAGAATTCTGGAGTGGCTTCTTTTTAAAGAGCAGGAGTTATGCAGCTTCTTCTTTTTGGATTTTGTTAGTCAGTGCATTAAATGTTGAAGCATTTATTGGCCTTATGAAGACAAACAAGCTGATACAGAGCGGAAGGTGCGAAAGTGCGAGGAAGCAGCAGAGATGAAGGATGATGAAGCATGCTGCTCCATCCTTCTAGTCTATTTAAGTTGTTCAGGTGCatatttatctttatttaaatattGTAATCCTTTAGATTTATAATTCGACCATTGAATTATTaaatagaatatatatatatattctagaGAAAGGATTAGGTCTATCTGATGGCTAGGGCTGGAAGGAAAATCGTAGTTTTACGATCGATTGCTTCTGGATTTCTTCTTATAGCTTCTGTGATTGTCTCTGCAGAACGAGGACTTAAACAAGAAACAGCCAATTACAGCCAGACCCCTGAACAAATCGCAGAAACCAACTACCTGCTTAGAGTAGTTAATTTTTTATGGCAAGGTGGCCAGCAAGGTTATGTGCATGTTTGGCCTGTAAGTTTTTCTTAAAATCTTTTGTCAGCTACCTTTGTAATATTTTTGAAGTCTTTTGACCAGTTCTAACCATTTATGTACAGTTTTCCGTTTTTGCTTTATCCGTGGATGCACACTGTTATTACAAGGGTTAATTAAGATAGTTTTTTATTTGTCCATCAGTTTATATGAATTTGCAGACTCTAATATCTGCAATTTGTCTTCACAGGAAATGAAACTTGGCTGGAGGATCATTGTTGGTAGTATAATTGGATTCCTTGGCGCTGCTTTGGGAAGTGTTGGTGGTGTGGGTGGTGGTGGCATATATGTCCCCATGCTTACTCTTATCGTTGGATTTGATGCTAAATCATCAACAGCACTTTCAAAATGTAACATAACTCGGATTACTCTCTAATAATCGTGATAAGCTATTCTTTCATTTTACAATAGTTTTAGCAGCTGGATCTCCTTCATGGAGGCATGGGAGTCTATGCAGATTTCTTTTTCAGTAAACTATAAGTATTTTTCTCTGACAATGATGCAAGCTTTTGACAGAAGACTGGATTCTAATTTCCATTGACTGCAAACCTATATTCTAAACACGTATATTACATTGGTACTTGGCGCACCTAGTTTTGTTGGATTACTCTTTATGTTGAGTTTGCTTAAAAGTGGGGGTTCTTTTCCGGAACAGCCTCTTTAGGAGTAGTAAGGGTAGGTTCAATGTACCTCTATCCCTCCCTGGATCCTTTTTATGAGTGGGAGACGTTGGCTATGTTTGGTTTGTTCATGTAATCCCTGCAAACTTATATTTCTCCCTCATTTCCGTGCATGCTTGTAAGATGTTGATTAAAGTTTCATCTTTATAGAGTCTGTGCTCGAACTGGAAAATGTTATAAGCTGGGAAGTTCTTAATTCTTATAGTTTGTATCACTGCTTGTCGAGTTTGTTGCATTAAGTGCAGTTTGAACTTTGTTTCATTGTTTAGGTATGATCACTGGTGCAGCTGGTGCAACTGTTTATTACAACCTTAAGCTGAGGCATCCTACACTTAACCTGCCTATCATTGACTATGATTTAGCCCTTCTATTTCAACCAATGCTAGTGCTGGGGATCAGCATTGGAGTTGCATTAAATGTTATGTTTGCTGACTGGATGGTTACCGTGTTATTGATTGTTCTTTTCATAggtaataattttttcatttgtaATTTTCCCTGTATGAAATTTCTATGAATTGATCTGATTGGTTGAGCTGATCTGCAGTAACATCAACCAAGGCATTTCTCAAGGGTGTTGAGACATGGAAATTGGAGACTATGGTTAAAAAGGTGGTTATAAATGGGTCTCAAATTGTTTTGTGTGGATGTTGTAATTATTGATCATTTAAACTATTCTTCTTTTGTCTTGCTTCCATTTTCAGGAGGCTTTGAAACATTTGGCTTCTAACGGTGAGTTGGGAAAAAGCAGGTTTATGGTTTATTATATTCATATTTACAAGAAAGAACTAATCACATGATTCACATCTTTATGATCAGGTAATGAAGGTGATGGTGAAGCAGTGGCATACACACCTCTACCTGGAGGCCCAAGTAATAATTCAACCACTGCATCCAACGAATCTAAAACATCTGAGGTGAAGCTATACTTTAACTTTTATAAATGCAGATGGGAGACTTGATTTCCAAAGCTGACGTCCATATGATTCCAGATTTCTCTTTTTGGAAACATCTGTTGGAAAGAGCTTGGTATTCTTGTTGCTGTCTGGGTCATCATTCTTGCACTACAATTAGCAAAGGTTCTAAAATCATTTGATGTTTTATCATGTTTTGAAATAATTATTGATTAGTCCATCTACTGATCTACGAACTCACTTATGAAGAAGCTTTTGAATATTAAATGCAGAACCGTATGGAACCTTGCTCTCCAATATACTGGGTGTGGAATCTATTGCAGGTACTGTTGTTGCTGTCCTTTCCTGCGAATGTATATATGTGGAACCCTCTGAAGGTTTTCTAATGGTTTAGATCTTCAGGGGGTGGCTGAGTTTGATATTGTTGTCGCAGAATGGCAGAAACTTCACTAAATTTGCTAATTTATGTGGTTGTATCATCTATGATGGTCCTCTCATACATGTGTATATATACATACCGAGATCTTTGTTTTGTCTTTGGTATTGAAGACTCTTACTGTACCTTCAGATTCCTGTGGCTGTTGGGGCATCTGGATATGAGGCTGTCTGCTTATACACTGGAAGAAGAGTAATAGCTTCCAAGGGTGAAGCAGGAACAAATTTTAAATGGCACCAGCTTGTTCTTTATTGCTGTTACGGAGTTGTAGCCGGTATGGTGGGTGGGCTGCTTGGTCTTGGTGGTGGATTCATTTTAGGGCCGTTGTTTCTTGAGCTGGGAATTCCTCCGCAGGTACAATCatatactccctctgttttttaTTATTTGACGTTTTGACTTTTGGCACACATGTTTAGGTGCTTTGACCGGATAACTAAAATTAATATTTTCGAATTTTCTTTCTTTTTGTGaattaaaattttgattatataccttaatttacaaaaaaataattaattttagctATAAAGTCAAATCACCTAAATATGTGTGCCAAAAGTCAAAGCGTTAAATATtaaaaaacagagggagtattTCCTAACAGCAATATAGATTTCTTAGCTAAGCTCACTTCATCAGCTTAATGTTAAGACACGGGCTACCAATATAATAAAACTGGTGTCAATATTATTTATAGATTGTAACAATTTTTTCAAGTACTAGTACTGCAGTCTGCAGTACAATCTTCTATCACTGCAGTACAATCTTCTATCAGTTCTTAGAATGCAtttcaatatatttatatatagctAAATTGATCAGTAAGGGCTTTTAATTTAGGTATCAAGTGCAACTGCAACCTTTGCAATGACATTCTCTGCCTCCATGTCAGTTGTAGAGTATTACCTTTTGAAGCGTTTTCCAGTTCCATATGGTAAGTTACTCTTCAATGTGTACCTGCTACTCATTCCCGTAGGTTTATATGGTAGATCTGGTATAATATTTTGAACTTGTTTTGCAGCTCTGTACTTTGTTGCTGTGTCCATGGTAGCTGCCCTGACAGGGCAACATGTGGTAAGAAAGATAATCAACTTTCTGGGGAGGGCATCTTTGATTATATTCATATTGTCCTTCACAATCTTTGTAAGCGCAATCTCGTTAGGCAAGTATTCTGGCCCTTTTACTGGTTGCCATGACAATTTAACCAAAAACTCGTTGTGATTTAGATATATGTGCTGTATACTAACCAACCTATTTGTTTTGTGAAAACAGGTGGGATTGGCATATTAAACATGATTGACAGGATGGAGAGAAATGAGTACATGGGGTTTGAAGATATATGTGCATACAAACCTTGATAGGGAAGCTAATGTTTGATCGAAAACTTGCAACGAGGCCCCAAACACCAATATGTAGTTTACTTATGTAGTTCAACTTGAATTTTTGAACTTTTGATGTTGATAAATAAACGTTAATCCCCTAAGCACCATGCAGTAGTTTGATTATGACATTCGAACTTTTGGCGTTAACAATAATTTTGCTTTGTTGCGAGGTACTAAGAGATAGTCGTTTCCCCGTTTGCGTCATTTGTTTATCCTCATGAGGCTTCTAATCATAGTTCTTAAGTCCGAATAATCGATGGACGATGCATAATATGGCTGAGGCCTGAGGCACCTCAGCAGAGAAAATGAAAACCAACACGGTGCAAGAAAGAAAAATATGCAGACTTTTTAGTTTTTGCTATGAGATGTGTAAACAGGGCATCTTTGGCATGCATCCTATTTGGGAAATGTTTTACACGTTTTTGGCACGAAATATTTGAACAAGAGCTTTTGCACTTTTTTCCTTATTTTTGAAATGCCCAACACTGGGGCAAGTCTGGTAGGAGATGACCAACAACGGCTATCAATACCGATACTGATTTCTTGAACTAAAAATTTTGAGAATCACAGAAATATTCAAATCATTGATTACATTTATGATTATTTCAACATATCTTACAAGTTGCACGCCTTGAAAGATGACAAAAAATCACAAGTTGTTGACAAATCTGAACCCAATACAAAAAACTCCCGCAAACGTCTATCTCATAGCCTATCAATACATTTGAGAAATTTGGAGCATTTCAACAAAAATCAGTTTTCATTACTGAAAGAAGCAGACCGTTTTATATATACAAGACACAACAAACCCTGCACACTCAGCAAGCCATCAAGGAAGATATCCAGCAGCATTGTGTGGACATCAAAGATACTCGCATGAATTCTTTTTAAATTTTATGGGTTTAGACTTGCCAGTATCGATGATCAAAGAGCACGAAATATGTTTCCGATGCCTTGTTGTTACCAGTTTCCCTACCACATCTCCACGTGACCTTATCTCGAGCTTTAGTTCCAATGGAACTTGGTAACCAGTTTTAGTCTCGTTTATGGCTGATCCAGCTCCATATAAAGGAACTCTGAGTCCTTGCAGGTTCACCAATGCAATCCGATGGCTCTTTCTTGgttgaaaatatttatttaactGCAGTCACGTGAGATTAACGTATCGTTAACAACTTAGAAATTAAACAAGGGCCTTAAACTTATAATTCGCGCAACAACTAGCACAGTTGATGTATTAAGGACTCCTTTTACATTAAGTTTGGAAAGCACCTGAGCAGAGACCACAAGAACAATAGAAAAGGTGCATTCATGATTAAATGTATAAGGTATAACATACGACTAAAGATGCTTTGTATTGTCTTTGTAGCTACTTGCTATGTCTCATTCAGCATCTTAGAAGCTAACATTCCTTTTATAAATTTATGAGATTGTTGTGTATCTTGAACTCATCATACCTCTTAATATTGTTTTATAATGAAAATACTGAACTATCCTGTGATATTCAATTATTTTCTGGATATGATGCTTAGCAAGCAAAGATATGAGTAGAACCGTCTCACCTGACCAGTTGCCACAACGACATCTGAGTAGATCAGGTTGACAGGTGTGGAGCTAACACGAATACCAAAGAATGTAGCAGGATTGTATATGCTCAACCTCAATGTTCCGTTCACTGTGAGCATATTTGTTGGAACCCCAGTAAAGTCTGGACCCATTCCCACGAAGATGTTGTTAACAGTCAAGCTCTGTCAATCATATTATCCATCACAAAGCTTATTGAAACAAAAACATCTATAACAAATGCAAAAGAAAAGCTTCTTCGATAATAGAAAGAGGGTGGCAATTCAAGAGATTCGACTTTCAAAAAATTCTTAGCTGAACATAGTAGAATTTCAGTGCTAAAATGCAAACTTGCAATCTGTATCGACAACTGCTGTATACTTCAAAGAAGCAGCAATTGCGATAATAGCAAGCAGTGTTGCacataataacttgaatttttatACCTCTTTGTTCTATAGTTAGAGGTAACTATATTCTTGTCTTACAAATCCTATCTTTGGGGGCTAATGAATTTCCAACATGTTAATATCTACCCAAAGGGGAATCTCTTGCAAGAACAGGACGGTATTAACCATATACCTTGCGTGTGTGAAAATATCAATACATTTAAAGGAGTTAGCTACTTTGCGTGTTATGAAGCTTTTGATTAGAAAACAATGTATCAGAGACATACCTTCACAGTAACCTCTGCTTTAAAAGGCCTAGCTGCGCCCCATATA from Apium graveolens cultivar Ventura chromosome 5, ASM990537v1, whole genome shotgun sequence includes the following:
- the LOC141723876 gene encoding sulfite exporter TauE/SafE family protein 3-like isoform X1: MEATEGIFEKIRPPRIEDAGLEDCALPPESIKQAFLKAAYAVRSSLLSDDDDESTCVHDPWPSADESSDALVGITPENEAPGSCAGKKGGDVPERLGDKVVEGLSDYDVVKGDVVVGGGEVSEGGECCVEELKGLKIREKTEKKCDEEESDRPILTEELKGLKMGEKTKKKNDAKESGRMILTEDKQADTERKVRKCEEAAEMKDDEACCSILLVYLSCSERGLKQETANYSQTPEQIAETNYLLRVVNFLWQGGQQGYVHVWPEMKLGWRIIVGSIIGFLGAALGSVGGVGGGGIYVPMLTLIVGFDAKSSTALSKCMITGAAGATVYYNLKLRHPTLNLPIIDYDLALLFQPMLVLGISIGVALNVMFADWMVTVLLIVLFIVTSTKAFLKGVETWKLETMVKKEALKHLASNGNEGDGEAVAYTPLPGGPSNNSTTASNESKTSEISLFGNICWKELGILVAVWVIILALQLAKNRMEPCSPIYWVWNLLQIPVAVGASGYEAVCLYTGRRVIASKGEAGTNFKWHQLVLYCCYGVVAGMVGGLLGLGGGFILGPLFLELGIPPQVSSATATFAMTFSASMSVVEYYLLKRFPVPYALYFVAVSMVAALTGQHVVRKIINFLGRASLIIFILSFTIFVSAISLGGIGILNMIDRMERNEYMGFEDICAYKP
- the LOC141723876 gene encoding sulfite exporter TauE/SafE family protein 3-like isoform X2; the encoded protein is MEATEGIFEKIRPPRIEDAGLEDCALPPESIKQAFLKAAYAVRSSLLSDDDDESTCVHDPWPSADESSDALVGITPENEAPGSCAGKKGGDVPERLGDKVVEGLSDYDVVKGDVVVGGGEVSEGGECCVEELKGLKIREKTEKKCDEEESDRPILTEELKGLKMGEKTKKKNDAKESGRMILTEERKVRKCEEAAEMKDDEACCSILLVYLSCSERGLKQETANYSQTPEQIAETNYLLRVVNFLWQGGQQGYVHVWPEMKLGWRIIVGSIIGFLGAALGSVGGVGGGGIYVPMLTLIVGFDAKSSTALSKCMITGAAGATVYYNLKLRHPTLNLPIIDYDLALLFQPMLVLGISIGVALNVMFADWMVTVLLIVLFIVTSTKAFLKGVETWKLETMVKKEALKHLASNGNEGDGEAVAYTPLPGGPSNNSTTASNESKTSEISLFGNICWKELGILVAVWVIILALQLAKNRMEPCSPIYWVWNLLQIPVAVGASGYEAVCLYTGRRVIASKGEAGTNFKWHQLVLYCCYGVVAGMVGGLLGLGGGFILGPLFLELGIPPQVSSATATFAMTFSASMSVVEYYLLKRFPVPYALYFVAVSMVAALTGQHVVRKIINFLGRASLIIFILSFTIFVSAISLGGIGILNMIDRMERNEYMGFEDICAYKP
- the LOC141723878 gene encoding uncharacterized protein LOC141723878 — translated: MLHTKSESDVTSLATSSPSRSSPKRPVYFVQSPSRDSHDGDKSSSMQPTPNFNSPMESPSHPSYGRHSRNSSSSRFSGIFRSSSGRKGGRKRNDKGWPECNVIVEEGDYDDENRFTRRYQALIALLGFIVLFTVFCLIIWGAARPFKAEVTVKSLTVNNIFVGMGPDFTGVPTNMLTVNGTLRLSIYNPATFFGIRVSSTPVNLIYSDVVVATGQLNKYFQPRKSHRIALVNLQGLRVPLYGAGSAINETKTGYQVPLELKLEIRSRGDVVGKLVTTRHRKHISCSLIIDTGKSKPIKFKKNSCEYL